The sequence CAATAAAGACGCGAGAACAAACAAAATAAGGGACCCCCGCAAGGAACTtaaacaaaacataaaacaatgatcaatataacaatgaaaaataaataaaataatataacaataacaataaaaaataaataatataacaataaaaataaaaataaaaacttaacGACCCTCTTCCGGTCTTGGAGATTTCTTCCTTTCTAAACGACTTTCATTGCTCTCCCCACCGGCTACTTCGGAAACATCAACTCCAGCTCTCGGAGCAGCATGACCAAATGCACAATATCTAGATCCGTGCCCAAAACATAAAACAATGATcaatataacaataaaaaataaacaaaataatataagaataaaaataaaaaataaaaaataaataatataacaataaatttttttaaaaaaatagacaTATTGTTATATAATTATGAAATTAAATACATTATATCATTATATAAAAAATGTTCTTAAAAATATGTTGTTTTGATATATAATTATGAAATTAAATACATTATATCATTAAATACATTATATCATTATATCATTATATAAAAGATGTTCTTAAAAATATGTTGTTTTGATATATAATTATGAAATTAAATACATTATAAAGATGTTATTGATATAAAAGGTGTTATTGATATAAAAGGTGTTATTGATATAAAAGGTTGTTGATATAAAAGGTGTTGTTGCAAATATGATGTTGATATATCACAAATGAATGATAATATCACAAATGTATGATAATATCACAAATGTTGGTTTGATATAAGTTAATATAAGCTCTTCATAAAGGCAACCTATTAATTATTTTTGGACATATATTGAATAACACCGAGTACATTAtgaaatgatgaaatcaagcagCCAAACTAAACTAAATACCacctttaaatattaaatattaaaaaaaaacaaaaaaaacaaaatagtTCATTATAAGATCGAACCATGTATGGATAATAAACTTTTCCATgtgtaataatataataaaatcccGCTACTGCACAACCTCCCAATACAATATATCCAGACGCACGCAGACGCAGACGCAGGGCTTTCTAATACCAGCCATAACATTGGCTAAAGTAAATTCCGAATGAGATTGTGCAAAATTAACAATAGGTagtaataaatgaaaaaaaaacacttttcaattaataataataataataatacaatccAACGAAAATCCAGAAATTTTATCATATACAACATAAAATACAGCGAAAAATCCATCCTGTAGAATTGCAAACTTTATGCTGGTGAAGAACAGCCATTATTTACATGAATCAACAACAATACACATCATAttcagaaagagagagaagattctAGAAGATATCTGAAAAAGAAGGCAGTTTGAAAGTGCCTTCCTTGGACAGAGGAAGAGTAAATTTGCCGACAATAGGAATGTGCATGGTAAGCCCAATTTCCCACTCATAGTCCAAATCCCAGTCCCTCCCAACATCTCTCACAATACTCAACATAAAATTGTAAGGCACTCTCACTGGAACATTGAACCGAGTCTTCTCCTTCGCCATTATCGACCCAGGATCCAAAATCGTTCCAGATGCAATTATTCTGCTCAAACATTTACATTCACACTATAATCCAAACAGGGAAAAATCAAACATAGATagatagtggaaaaagaaaaagagaaagaaagagttaAAGAGCACCTCTGAGCGCTTCGTAGCCTGTAGGAAATTTCACCAATGGGAACGTCATGACTGTATGGATTTATAACATCTACAGCCGCCTCTAAAGTAATGGAGTCTTTGCTCACGTTCTTTATTGAGACGTCTACAACATCTGCTGTTGGTTTTCCTATTCCTGCAATTTTATCTGCTACAAACTCTTTTGCCTTGTCAATCAGCTTCGCCATATCTCATTCTCTCTTCTCATTCCTTACAGATTGAAATTTATAAGTTAGTTTGTTAGTGTGAGAGATGAACGCGTGGTTGAGAGCACAGTTAGTCGTGGCAGGTTTGAAGAGTATCCATGTCTTTGCGTGTAGGCCACGTATTGATTGCCGCATTCAAGCCGCATTCAAAGGCAAAGCGATAAATTCGCTAAGGCTATTATATTTTATgtacaaagaaatttttttttaaattatatgttccattttttattttattttatggagaTTCAGATGAGCGGGGCATGGTTTTCTGGTGGGTTCGTTTGGagtcattcaacttcaccagtagaccaagggcccattgactgtTCCATCTTTTTTAAAAAGTAAAGTATGATGGATTAGCAATTAAGGTTGGGATCTTAAGCTTGGATTGGAGGGAAAAAAAGGGGGGATTAGCAATTAAGATTGAGATTCTAAGCTTGGATTGGAGGGAGAAAAAAGATATAAGGTCCTCTACATGCATTGAATTTATAAATAACATTTTGTAAAGGAAAAAAATTAAGCGTGATATGTGTTTTCAAAGGATGAAGAATATTGCTAGCATTGATGTGTTGTGATGTTTAAGTTGAAGTATTGTTGTTCTTTGTTATCAAGATTCAAATCTTCT is a genomic window of Cryptomeria japonica chromosome 7, Sugi_1.0, whole genome shotgun sequence containing:
- the LOC131078443 gene encoding late embryogenesis abundant protein Lea14-A, which translates into the protein MAKLIDKAKEFVADKIAGIGKPTADVVDVSIKNVSKDSITLEAAVDVINPYSHDVPIGEISYRLRSAQRIIASGTILDPGSIMAKEKTRFNVPVRVPYNFMLSIVRDVGRDWDLDYEWEIGLTMHIPIVGKFTLPLSKEGTFKLPSFSDIF